GATTGACAGCATTCCCAAAAGACCCGAGGTCAGGTAGCAGAAAAGTCTGGGAGAAAGTGCTGCCGGCACGCTTCCATGGGACTCCACATGATTGGGCGTAAGGTAAAATGCCAGGATCAGAGAGAAAGCCAACAGAACCAGACCGGCAATACTATCTCGGTTGAGTTTCACCATAAAACGGGACTCCTTTTCTTCAAATTCGGCCGGGGCCCAAAATCCTGCCTCGGCCTTTTATAAGATCAACCGATTACTTTTGATAACTGAGCCCGAGGCTTTCAACCAGTTTTTTCTTTTTGGGGATATCCTTTTTGATATAGGCCTCAAACTGCGGCTTATCCAGATGGTAAGGCAGCATGTCCAGTTTTTTGAGTAAATCTAAAAATTTCGGATCCTTGCTGGCCTTGGTGAATCCCTTGGTTATATAGTCGACGACGTCTGCAGGCAACCCTGCCGGAGCTGCGATTCCAGGCCCTGAAACGACTTCGTAATCATACCCCAGTTCTTTTAGCGTCTTCACCTCGGGAAAGTTGGGTATCCGCTGTCCTCCCAGTACAGCCAGAAGCCTGAGCTGGCCATCCTCCACGTAAGGTTTCCATTCAACGGCCTGGGCACAGGCGGTGACGTGTCCCCCGAGTACGGCTGTGACAGCGTTGATACCACCTTTGTAGGGAATGTGCGTCCATTTAATCCCCTCTACCTGGGCCAGGTACTCCATGGCCAGATACTGGGCCGACCCGGTACCGGCTGTCGAATAGGTGACCTTGCCGGGGTTTTGTTTGGCATAATCGATAAATTCTTCCAGGGTCTGCCACGGACTGTCCGCTGGAACCACTAAACCGTACTGCCATAAAGCAAAAAGCATAATATAGGTGAAATCTTTTTCAGGGTCGTATTTCACTTTGCGGAGGAAGGGGGTGCGGGTTAAGACTCCTGTGGCGACCACACCCAGGGTGTAGCCGTCAGGCTTGGCCTGGGCCAGGAGTTCATGCATCAACACGCCGCCGCCGCCGGGTTTATTGACCACAACAAGGGGTTTGGCAAAATCTTCCTGGGCGATATTCGCGAGCAGGCGGGCCGTAACATCTGTTGTGCCTCCCCCTCCATATGGAATCATTAGATTGATGGGTTTTTCAGGATACCCGGCAAAGGCAAAGCTTCCTAAAGCCAGGAATAGAAGAAACAAACTTCCAGTAAAAATTCTGATAATCTGACTGTTCATCATGACTTTCCTCCCAATTAATTGATAAAAGGTTAAAAATTATCTGGCTTCTTTCACACACACTCCAATTTTCCCCCTTTCTGATGCTGGTTTATTAATCAGGCCGGTATCGTGTTAAACCTATAGCAAGACTGCACTGCAAAATCTTACTGTCAAGAAGGTATCCTGTTTTACAGCAGTCTCTTCTTATCGATGCAGAACTTCAAATCATTAATGACTTTGAGCAAATACCGATCTCTGTCCTTTATGACATCCGCCTTTTCCCGGTCCCTGTAATCGTAGACCCCGATCCCTGTCTTGATGCCCAGATGATTCTTTTTAACCCTTGAAACAATAAAATCGGGTTCTGTATCCTCGGGAGCATCCACAAATTCCTTGTTTTGCAGATTAGCATAGGTGAGATCCAGACCGGTGAAATCATAACGCTGGGTTAAGCCCAGAATCATCATCCGAGGGGCGATACTGGCTTTAACAGCCATGTCCAGATCTTCGGGGGTGATATAGCCGTTATCCAGAAGAAAATAAGTTTCCCTGCCAAGAATCCTCAATAGCCGGTTGATGATAAAGCCGGGTACATAATCCTTGATCAACACGGGTCGTTTGCCTATAGATTCAAGAAAAGACAGGGTTGAATCCACTATATCCTGCCGGGTCTTAGTCCCCTTGACCACCTCCACCAGAGGCAGGATCTGAGGAGGAGCAAACCAGTGAGCAATGATGGTTCGGGGCAGGCGGTCCGGTACCATCAGCTCAAAAATATTCATAGTGGAAGTGTTGCTCCAGATAATGGCATCCGGATCGGCGAATTGATCAATCTGTTCAAAAACAGCGGTTTTGGCCGCTTTGTTTTCGCTGACCACCTCTATAATAATCCGTGCATTTGTGATGGCCTCTTCAGGTGAATTCACCATGCGGATTCTTTTCAGGATTTCATCCTTCTCTTCGGCCTTTGCCTGACCCGCTTCAATCAATAACTCCAGGTTGTTGGTGATGACCTGCCTGGCCAGAGGATAATTGTCTTTATTCAAATCAAAGGCACTTACTTCATAGCCGGCCTGGGACATTACCTGGGCAATACCAGGCCCCATGGTGCCCATTCCAATGATCCCGATTTTTTGAATCTCTTCTGGTTTCAAAATCAATCTCCTTTGACGCGATCACCGTTTAGCCCCAAAAAACGTCTGGCCTCATCAGGTGTAGCCGGTTCCTTCCCCAACTCCCTTGCGATACGAACGATCCTGGCCACCAACTGAGCGTTGCTTTGGGCAAGTTCGCCCTTTCCATAATAGATGTTGTCCTCTAAGCCGACCCGAACGCAGCCGCCCATAAGCATGCTCATTGTCCCCAATCGGGTCTGGGTCTGCCCTACGCCTGTGCAGTTAAAGATGCTGCCCTGGGGCAAATTTTGAACCATTGAAAAAAATGTCTCCGGCGTTCCCGGTTCAGCGCCTTGGTATTTCATCCCCAGCACGATGTTGATATAATAGGGTTTTTTGACCGCTCCCGCCTTTATCAAGCGCCGAACGTCATGAAGCATGGCATGGTTGTAGACTTCCATCTCCGGTTTGATTTTCCTCTTGTCCATTTCACCCAGGTAATAGTCAATTTCGTGGGGCATGTTGGACCAGGGGATACCTTTATAAGGACCTGACACTCTCATGAGGGATCCCATGTTGAGTGAAGCCATTTCCGGTTGAGCCTTAAGGCAGTTGATTCGCTCTTCCTGACTCAGATTTGGTCCGCCGCCGGTGCTGTCCTGGATGATAATGTTGCATTTCTCTCGAATTTTGTTGTGAATATCTTTGAAGATATCTATATCCGATGTATTCTCACCATTAAGGTCTCTTGCGTGGACATGGCAGATGGCTGCACCTTCATTAAAACAGGCGTATCCTGATTCGGCAATTTCAAAGGGTTGTTCCGGCACATTGGGGTTTAACTTTTTATTGGTTATTGCCCCGGTTTGAGCAACAGTGATGATCAATTTGTCCGACGGTATTCCATATTCCATAATTTGAGTTTATCTCCTTTTTAATTTCAATTTAATGAAGCTTTTTCTCTACTGCACGCACCGGTAGAATCCCGAATGATTAATTCGGCGGGGATTCCTGTGTGTCTTTTTGCACAATGACCCGTTTCAATCAACTGGATCAAAGTCTTGGCGGCAGTTTGTCCGACCTCAACCACAGGAGTCTTTATACAAGTCAGTGGTGGTTCAAACGAATCAAGGACATCGGACGACCCTATGGCCACAACTGATATGTCTTCAGGTATATTCAATCCTCGTTTTTTGATCTGTTGCATTACACCGGGGGTGACATTGTCATTTATGCAGATTACACTGGTAGGAGGATCTGAAAAGTCAAGCAGATCTCCCATCAGGCGGAATCCATCTTTTTGGGAAAAATTGCTTTCCAGAAGGTATTTCGGGTCATAAGTTAAGTTATTCTCTTCAAATGCTGCTTTATAAGCCGCGAAACGTTCAATTGAAAACATGGACGTCATTTTGCCTAGAATAAAAGCAATTTTCCGATGACCTAACTTAATTAAATAACTAACTACCCGCTGTACACTTTTAAAAGTATCCGGAGCCACGCTTGGAATAGTGTAACATGAACCGGCCGGATATCCGGGGACAACTACGGATGGAATTTTATTTTCATTCAACTCTTTCATGTAAGAGGCATGTATCCGGTTCCCGATAACGATAATGCCGTCTACCAATTTTCGGTAATAGAGCGAAACGTAACCTTCTTTCTTGTTTATATCCAGCATCAGGTTGTAGTCATGCATCTGGGCGGTTGAACTGATCCCCATTAACATTTTCGGGTAAAAAGGATTTTGAAAAGCAAATTCACTGGTCCGCGGAATGACTACCCCGATGACGCCGATCCGTTTTTGAACCAGTGCCCTAGCGGAAGAATGAGGGAAATAATTGATTTCATCTGCAATGCTAATTATTTTTCCCCGCATTTTTCTGCCGACCCCTTTTTTATTATTAAGGGCACGCGAAACGGTTGAGACTGATACCCCGGCTCTTTGGGCTATTTCGTTTATGGTCGGCAATGGATTCCCCTGTGTTAATCGGCGACCATTCTCGATTACAACGGAAGGGCCGCTTGTTAAACCTCACTATGTATCCCGTTTATTCAGTGAATTGTTAACGCAAACGATTGCGTAATGTCAAATATTTTTTTATATAAATTTATATTTATAACAAAAGGAGGATTTGAGTTTATCGAAAAACTTGTTATAACCATTTGTTATTATATGATAAATTTTGATTAAAAAACGGATTGTGATTTTTGATGCTAAAAATTTTGTTTAAATAATTGCGCAAACGTTTTCTAAAATATAGTTTACCAAGCCATACCAAAGAACTAACTTTTTGGATTTGGTCGGCACAGCTGACAATTTGAGGACAACAATAAAATCAATGTGAGGAAGCTTGGCATCTCCATACCTTTGATATGGCAGCTATCTCTCAGAAGGTCTGCCCATTGGTACCGGAGTTATTGTAGGAGCATGCAGCAGCCATCTTGTAAAAGATCGCATGGAAATTACAAGGGTTAAATGGGCGCTTCAGGGGGGGGCGAAGCGGTATTGCCCCTGCGGGCGCTACGTTCAAGCAGGAATTTTGATGAGTACTGGAAATTTCACGAAACGTGGGAATATAAGAGAAAACATCAGGATCTGTATAAAAAATGGCATTGTCCCTGCCACCACTGCTTCTGAATCACAAGACAATCGCAAAAAATTCAAAATTATCAAGTGATTTTTACGACTTCCTGAATGAGACGAGGGCAAAATAACGAGAAAATTTTTGAAAATGCAAAAGAGCCACACCCGTATCATTTGATGATTGTCGGAAATACAAATTTTTGTATTTCCGACAATCATGTTTTCATCAACCATGTGATCAGGCTGAAAACAGCTGCTATAAGGGTGCTTTCAGCCGAAACAAGCCAGGTCCATTTTTTTTTGTTGGCCGACAAAATGAACCATGCCATGGGTGGATGAAAAAATATCGGTGGGGAAAGTTATATTTCTTCGGGCTCAGCTACTGGGGTCAAATGGATATTCCCTGTCAACCTGGCGTTTCTTCAAAGAGAATATGTGGATGCTGTCAAACAGCTGAATCGCCTGCCCTTCTTTAATGTTTCCCCGGAACTGCCGGAGTTTTGCAAGAATTTTGGAGCGGCCCGTGTCATCGGCCGGGGATTGGTCAAATGGATACTGATAAAGGTCTGCCAGGTTATCAAATTCGACAGGCACTGCAAAGTCTTTGTGTCGGATCAGGTCAAACGGACTGTGGCAGATGGCGTGCGCGGCAGATGTCAGGGCGGCGGTTTCGTCATCGAACAGGTGAAAAAACTGCTGAAATTCACCCTTGGCCGAAGGCTCCAGAATGATCACCCGGCCGCCCGGGGCCAACACCCGGTGGGCTTCCAACAATGCCTGCAGGCTGTTCTGGTGATGCAGCGAAAGGATAAAAATGACCCTGTCAAATGACGAATCCCCAAGGGGCATATTTTCCCCGGAACCGATGAAAAACTGGGCATTACCAGACTGCTGCAGCGCTTTGGCGACAGCTTCCCTGTCCGGGTCGATGGCAATATAGCGCCGGGTGTCGCGGGCCAGCATCATGGACAGCCGGCCCTCCCCACACCCGATCTCCAGGACGGTACAGCCTTCCAGGGCTGCAAGGCTCTGGATCATGGACATCTGCAAATGGTCTTTATCATAAATCATGGGTCGTGTTCCTGTGTCAGACCAGGCCCGTGGAAAAAGCGATCATGAACTGGCCCGCATAATACAGGGGCAGGCCGGCGGATCGGTTGACAAACGCTTTTGTGACAAATCGCTGGCGGGCCACGAAGATGTCGGACACATAAAACAGCAGGGCCCCGCCAAAGACCAGGGCACGGGCTTTGGGATCCAGACCGGGGTTGTTCATGAAAGCGGCAGCACAAATGACCATGGCCGTGATGATGACGATGTAGGCGGTCACGGGAATGCGCATGTCCCCCAGGTGGGGACGCAGCCATAAAAAGACACAGGCACTCAGGCCCAGGCAGATGAGGCCGGCCGTCCATACCAGGGGCCCGGTAACACCCAGGGTCACAAACGCGGCCACATACATGACATGGCCGGCCAGAAACGCGCCCAGGCCGGCGGTAAACACTTTTCGGCTTAAAATAAAAATCAGGCAGACATCGCCGATCAGGCACAGGATCAGGCCGGTCAGGACCAGGGGATAATAAGGGGTTTCCGCATGCGGCTGGATCACTGCCGTGACAATGAACAGCACGGACAGCAGTGGTTTGGTGAGCAGCTCGCCGAATATGGATTCCTGTCTGGACGCATACAGCAGTCCTGCCAGAAGAGGCGCGGCAGCAAAAATGATATAGATCATGACACACCTTTTTTTGTGATTTTATAAGGGTGTTTTAACCATGGGCGGAAAAAAGCGGGTGTTAAAAAAACAGCGGCAGGGAAACATGGGTTTCCCTGCCGGTGAATGAAGTGAAGATGATTCAAAAAAAACAAAGGCGATACCGGACGTCAGCAGTTTTTCCACTCAGCCCGGCGTTTTTCCTCGAAACTGGCGATGCCTTCCAAAGTATCTTCGGTTTTCATCATGGTTTTGAGGAAATAGTTGGACACCAGGTCCACGCCCTGGGAGAAACTGGTGCCTAAATGGCGTTTCACGGCCCGTTTGTTGAGCCGGATGATCAGCGGCGATGCCATGCAGATTTCTTTAATATAGGCTTCCACGGCCTCCTTGAACTCATCGTCGTCCGCCACCTGGCTGACAAATCCCATTTTCCGGGCTGCTTTGGCTTTGTAGGTTTTGCCCGTGGTGAGCACCTCAATGGCCTTGGCCGGGCCCACCAGTTCGGGCAGGCGCAGGGCCGCGTAGGGCGGGAAAAAGCCCAGCTTGATTTCGGGCTGGCCGAATTTGGCGTTTTTGCTGGCAATGATGATGTCGCAGGCAATGGCCAGTTCCATGCCGCCGCCCAGGCAGGCACCATGGACCGCACCGATCACAGGGATGTCGATCATGTTGATCAGCTCGAAAATCCGGTTGAACACGGCCACCATTTCATCCACCTGCTCGGGCTTGTGGTCACCCACTTCCACGCCGGCACAGAAACTGGGGCCTTCACCGTTGATCACCAGGCATTTAAGGGTGTCATCGGCGGCAATGGCTTCGAGTTCCGCGTTCAGGTCATTCATCATGGGGATGTTGAGTACATTGTGTTTGGGCCGGTTCAACGTGATCCGGGCCACCTGGTCGTCTTTTTGAACAGTTAAAAATTCGGATGCTGACATATGGTCCTCCTGTGTCTAATGCAGGTTTTCAAAGGTGCCGGTCCGGCATATGTGAAATATCATATACCGGACCGGTGTGCGTGTCCATATCCCGGTTCAGGATTTGATTATCCCCGGATGATTCTGGGGGTGATCAGATGGTGCTGGGGACAGATGGATTTCGGATTCTGGTAGGCGCATCCGGCAAAGGCCTTGAGATAGTTTCTCAGTTCCTTCATCTTCACCACCTCATCCACCATCCCGTGTTTGGCGCAATAGGCCGGTCTGGAATTGTCGTGGTATTCCTTGGCCAGGGTGTTCATCTTCTCGATGATGGGCTCCAAAGGACGGCCCGCATCTTTTTCCTTGACCAGGCGCCGGGAATAACTGGCCGCCGCCGCGGTTTCCCCGTGCATCACGTAGATCTCCGTGGTGGCAACCCCTAAGGTGAAGGCGTTGTGCCGGTTGGCCGTGGGACCGCCCATGACATAATGGGCTGCGGCCGTGCCTTTGCGCAGGGTGATCAGCATCATGGGGATGTCCGTCTGTTGGATGGAATAGATCAATGACTGACCCAGGCCTAAGAGTTCGGCTTTTTCCGCGATATCTCCCACATCGATGCCCGAGGTGTCCTGGAACCAGATCAAGGGAATCCGGTCTCTGCCGCACAGGGTGACAAACTCGTTCATTTTGATCAGGCCCTGGCGGTAGAGCTTGCCGCCGATGCCAGGATAATCCGCATATTCCGGGTATCCTTCCCCCAGCCAGCCCTGGTTGTTGCCGATGATACCCACCAGGTATCCGTCCATTTTCACCAGGCCTGTGTAGATTTCCGGGCCGTAATCGGGTTTGTATTCCATGTGTTCGCTGCCGTCCACCAGGCGGGACAGCACCTGCCGGAAGTCATAGATCTGCTTCTGGTTGACCGGAATCAGGCGGGCCACATCTTCGGCGGAAAATGCCGGTTCTTTGGGTTCAGCCACCCGGAAGAATTTGGGATTGTAGGCGGGCATGTCTTTCATGTAATCCTTGAGCCCGTCCAGGACCCCTTTTTCCTCTTCATACACATACCGGAAAAATCCGGTGTGATCGTGATGGACCTCCACGGATCCCGGGGGTTTGCTTGTATATTGTTTGGCGGCATTGATCAGCTGTTCCGCGCCTTCCAGATCAAAATGGCCTTTGGGGGACATCCCGCTTAAAATCCCGCCGCCGCCCACGGCGATGTTGCAGTTTTTGTGGGCAAACAAAATGGTGGGGCTGATGCCCTGGTATCCGCCGCCGGCCGGGTTGGTGCCGTAAATGCCGGCCAGAACGGGAATGCCCAGCTGCTCCAGTTCGGCATGGCGGTAGAATGTGGTGCCCGACCCTCGGCGGTTGGCATAGAATTTTTCCTGTTCCGTGAGTTTCACCCCGGAGCAGTTCACCAGCCATACCAGGGGAATGTTCAGGCGTTTGGCCAGATTGGTGGCCCGGAAGATGTTTTCCGGCTGACCCGGCAGCCAGGCCCCGGCCATGACCTTGTTGTCAAACCCGATCACCACGGCCCATTTGCCGGAAATCTTGGCCAGGCCGTCAATGACGTTGGTGGTGCCTTCTTCATTGTCTTCCGGGTTGAAAATAGTGTGCAGCGGATGCCAGGTGCCGGGATCCACCAGGTATTCCAGGCGCTGCCACACGGTCATGCTGCCCCGGGCATTGATTTTTTCAGTGGGCATGCCCGCGTTTTTCACTTTTTCCACTTCCGCGTCAATGCCGGCTTCCACCTCTTCCACCTGCTGGACATTTTTGGCCGAATTTTTCAACTGCCCTTTGTTAAGTTCCTTGCCAAAGGGTTCCATTTTTTCAAAATACTGTCGCATAAAAGACTCCTGAAGAAATTTTATTATTAGGTTTTCACCGGTATCGGCTTGGCACAAAGCTGCATCCACCGGCAAATATACACACTTGACTTTAAAATTCTCATTAAGTATAGAATTGAAAATAACCGAAAGCAACCGGTCTGATGAAAGGCCGGCTGCTGTTTTCCTGACATGACGTCAACAACCTGTTCAATCATGCAAACAAACCAAGCAAAGGAGATCTGAATGAGCACTGAGATTTTAGCCCCCATGCCCGGAACCATCATCGAAGTATCTGTCAAACCCGGTGATGCGGTTGAAGAAGGCCAGGAAATGCTGGTCCTGGAAGCCATGAAAATGGAAAATCCCATTGCGGCCACCATCGACGGCACGGTCAAGGAAGTGACCGTCAATGTGGATGACAAAGTCGCCACCAACCAGGTAATGGTCGTGATTGAATAATTTTTTCCGGCCGTGTATTCACTGAATTCATTGGGATACACGGCCGGACAACCATAAAAAAAATGTTGCGGTTTCATCTGAAACTTTTGTTTAATTTTATTGTAACTGCCTGAAAATAAAAACTCTTCTTCCTTCCAAGCTTGTTTCATATCATAAAACGCTGTTCTATGGTCAATTAAGATAGAAAGAATGACGCGGGTTTGTCAAGCAATTTTTTAATCATAAATTTAATCAACTTTTTTCTTGACAAGGGGGGGTATTTTTTGATTAGCTAACTCGTTATATGAAACGATGTTTTAACCTGTAAAACAAACCAACGGATAAAATCATTCCTGTGACACAGAAAGCAGCGCCGGCAAAACCAACGGAAACCAAAAAACTCAATGCCATTGAAAAAGCGTTGGAAATCATGCTCAAATTCCAGGATATCAAGGCCAGCTGGGGTATCCGGGAATTGTCCGGCGAACTGGGTTTCAGTCCGGCAACGGTCCAGCGGATTCTGACCGTTCTGAAATCCTACGGGTTTGTCCGCCAGGATGCAAGAACCCGGCAGTATTTTGTGGGCAATATCTTTTACCGGTTTCTGGAAAACCTGAACCATTCCAACAACCTGACCGGCATCGGCCGGCCGTTTCTGGAAGAACTGGCAAGGCAGACCCATGAAACCGTTTACCTGAACGTGATTCAGGGAAACCTGCGCATCTGTATCGACTCCATAGAATCCACACGGGTGCTCAAAGCAGGCATGCCCGTGGGCAACCAGTCCCCCCTGTATGCCGGGGCATCGGCCAAATGTCTGCTGGCGTTTTCCTCGGAAGTGTTTCAACAGGAATATTTTGACAGCATTTCCCCGACCCCCATGACGGACAACACCATTGTGGACAAAGACGTGCTGACTGCGGAGCTGAAAAAAATCGTACTCCGGGGTTATGCCGTCAGCCTCGGGGAACGAACGCCGGGCATCGGGTCCGTGAGTGCCCCTGTATTTGATTACCGGGAACGGATTTTGGCCAGCCTGAGTCTGGCCGTTCCGGAAATCCGGACCCGGGACAAAACCCATTTTTTTTATTGTATCAACGTATTGATGGATGCAGCCCGGGCCTTTTCCCGGGCCATGGGCCAGTCCGTCACCCATCATAACCCTATACCCCAACATATGTAAATTTTTAAGGAGACAACATGGATTTTACATTACCCAAAGACCTTCAGATGATCCAGAAAGAGATCAGAAATTTTGCCAAAAAACAGATTGAACCCTATGCGGATGAATGGGATGCCAACCACTACCTGCCCATCGAGGAAGCCATGCGGCCCCTGGGACGGGACTTGGGCTGTTTCGGTACCGTGATTCCGGAAGAATACGGCGGAGAAGGCATGGACAACGGATTTCTGGCTGCCATGATCATCACCGAAGAGCTGGCCCGGGTGTCCTCTTCTTTGCGGGTCCAGGTGAACATGCAGGAACTGGGCTGCGGTTACACCATCTACAAGTACGGCAATGAAGAAGTGCGCAAAAAATATGTGGAAAAACTGTGCACGGCCGAATATATCGGCGGGTTCGGCATCACGGAGCCGGATGCGGGCTCTGATGTCATGGCCATGGCGTCCACGGCCGAAGACAAAGGCGACCACTGGCTGATCAACGGGTCCAAGACCTGGATCTCCAATGCCCATGTGGCCAACTGCCTGCTCTTTTATGCGTACACCGACAAGTCTGCCGGTTCCAAGGGGCTGTCTGCATTTGTGATTGAACCCCAGAACTTTGCCGGCATCAAAACCTCGGCCCTGGAAAAACTGGGATCCCATTCCTCTCCCACGGGGGAACTGTTTTTAGACAACGTCAAGGTGCCCAAGGAAAATCTTTTGGGCAAACCCGGTGACGGCGCCAAGATCGTGTTTTCTTCCCTGAACCAGACCCGGCTGTCTGCCGCGGCCGGCGGCGTGGGTCTGGCCCAGGCCTGCCTGGATCAGGCCACCAAGTACTGCAGCGAAAGAAAACAGTTCGGCAAAAAAATCGGTGAATTCCAGATGAACCAGGACATGATCGCCCAGATGGCTGCGGAAATTGAAGCGGCCCGCCTGGTGGTTTACAAGGCCGCAGTTGCCAAGGACAACGGCCAGCTCAACAACGGTCTGGACGTGGCCATGGCCAAATACCTGGCCGGAGAAGTGGCTACCAAAGCCTCCAATTATGCCATGCGGATCATGGGGGCTTATGGATATTCCACAGAATACCCCGTCGCCCGGTTCTACAGAGACGCACCCACCTATTCCATGGTGGAAGGGTCCGCCAATATCTGCAAATGGATTATCGCCCTGGATCAGTTGGGAGTCCGGAAAGCCAACCGGTAAAGGAGGATCCCATGGACCCGAAAGAGATCGCGAAAAAAACCGGGGAAACGGCCAAGCTGTATTTTTCCACGGTCAAGGACGAGGACAAACCCTATAACCTGTGGCGGTTCTTTGACAAGGATCTGGCCCGCGACATGTCGTTGTATATCACCGGCCAGATGTATGCCAGAGAAAAGATCCCCCACGCCACAAGGCAGCTGATTACGGTGGCGGCTTTAACCGTGCTGTCAAAACCCGAGGAACTGGCGTTGCATATTCACGCGGCATTGAACGTGGGATGCAAAAAAGAAGAGATCGCGGAAGTGATTTTTCAGACCAGTATCTACGGCGGGGTGCCCGTGGCCAATACGGCGCTTTCCACCTTGAAAAAGGTGCTGGAAGAGCGGGGCGAGCTGGAATAACCCCAGACACATACCCGTAAAATCGGCAGCCCGCCCGGCCTGAAAGGCTGAGCGGGCTGCCGTCATTTTATTGAAATATCAGTTATTTTCAATTGGCACGGATGGATTTTTGATCATGGCCGCGGCCGTCACAGCACAGAGAATCAGCGCAATTCCCACGGCATAAAACGCCCAGTCAATACTGAACAGATCCACCAGTGCGCCCACCCCCATGGCCCCGATAAATACCCCTAGGTTCATGGCCATGTTGAACACCCCCATCATGGATCCCTGACCGAATTTTTTTCCTTCTGTGGCGGCCAGCGCCCCCATGGCCGGCCAGGAT
Above is a window of Desulfotignum balticum DSM 7044 DNA encoding:
- a CDS encoding IclR family transcriptional regulator, whose product is MTQKAAPAKPTETKKLNAIEKALEIMLKFQDIKASWGIRELSGELGFSPATVQRILTVLKSYGFVRQDARTRQYFVGNIFYRFLENLNHSNNLTGIGRPFLEELARQTHETVYLNVIQGNLRICIDSIESTRVLKAGMPVGNQSPLYAGASAKCLLAFSSEVFQQEYFDSISPTPMTDNTIVDKDVLTAELKKIVLRGYAVSLGERTPGIGSVSAPVFDYRERILASLSLAVPEIRTRDKTHFFYCINVLMDAARAFSRAMGQSVTHHNPIPQHM
- the acd gene encoding glutaryl-CoA dehydrogenase Acd is translated as MDFTLPKDLQMIQKEIRNFAKKQIEPYADEWDANHYLPIEEAMRPLGRDLGCFGTVIPEEYGGEGMDNGFLAAMIITEELARVSSSLRVQVNMQELGCGYTIYKYGNEEVRKKYVEKLCTAEYIGGFGITEPDAGSDVMAMASTAEDKGDHWLINGSKTWISNAHVANCLLFYAYTDKSAGSKGLSAFVIEPQNFAGIKTSALEKLGSHSSPTGELFLDNVKVPKENLLGKPGDGAKIVFSSLNQTRLSAAAGGVGLAQACLDQATKYCSERKQFGKKIGEFQMNQDMIAQMAAEIEAARLVVYKAAVAKDNGQLNNGLDVAMAKYLAGEVATKASNYAMRIMGAYGYSTEYPVARFYRDAPTYSMVEGSANICKWIIALDQLGVRKANR
- a CDS encoding carboxymuconolactone decarboxylase family protein, with translation MDPKEIAKKTGETAKLYFSTVKDEDKPYNLWRFFDKDLARDMSLYITGQMYAREKIPHATRQLITVAALTVLSKPEELALHIHAALNVGCKKEEIAEVIFQTSIYGGVPVANTALSTLKKVLEERGELE